One window of the Herbiconiux sp. L3-i23 genome contains the following:
- a CDS encoding LssY C-terminal domain-containing protein: MAPPRRGARAEWLAAGTYDRSVGFSLFTLQITHKIAPDTDAERDHILSTLTSSAPAVSVTMLEDFATGYHARNGGGDAIETDGDLPVVDLRAVTVDATAVNETAVPVPAPKRRRAGAPEKRVLRPSPTVFGAVVVMLRAVTPLVVYVGAVLGWSGLGDVLLIDDNARSLSDSEIEAESTLYLAVAIVFLVYQGGLGLLVLFGSDIARIVVMLGAVGSIAVSAVAHFQDGQEISLATNLVSLSLDILILTALSSSRARDFAHRRRAPQAHPTLTAT, from the coding sequence GTGGCGCCTCCCCGGCGGGGGGCCCGTGCCGAGTGGCTCGCGGCCGGCACCTACGACCGCTCGGTGGGCTTCTCGCTCTTCACCCTGCAGATCACCCACAAGATCGCGCCGGACACCGACGCCGAACGCGACCACATCCTCAGCACGCTCACCTCGAGCGCCCCCGCCGTCTCGGTCACCATGCTCGAGGACTTCGCGACCGGCTACCACGCGCGCAACGGCGGCGGCGACGCCATCGAGACCGACGGCGACCTGCCGGTCGTCGACCTCCGCGCGGTCACCGTGGACGCCACCGCGGTGAACGAGACGGCCGTCCCCGTCCCAGCCCCGAAGCGGCGGCGGGCGGGTGCGCCCGAGAAGCGCGTCCTTCGCCCCTCCCCCACCGTCTTCGGCGCCGTCGTCGTGATGCTGCGTGCCGTCACCCCTCTCGTCGTCTACGTGGGGGCGGTGCTCGGCTGGTCGGGCCTCGGCGACGTGCTGCTCATCGACGACAACGCGCGGTCGCTGAGCGACTCGGAGATCGAGGCCGAATCCACCCTCTACCTCGCGGTCGCGATCGTCTTCCTCGTCTACCAGGGCGGCTTGGGGCTGCTCGTGCTGTTCGGCAGTGACATCGCCCGCATCGTCGTGATGCTCGGCGCGGTGGGCAGCATCGCCGTGTCGGCCGTCGCGCATTTCCAGGACGGCCAGGAGATCTCACTGGCGACGAACCTGGTGTCGCTGTCGCTCGACATCCTGATCCTCACCGCGCTGTCGAGCTCGCGGGCCCGCGACTTCGCCCACCGTCGGCGCGCTCCTCAGGCGCACCCCACCCTCACCGCAACCTGA
- a CDS encoding DMT family transporter → MTPDLNDISEQIIRQSTQWIGIPIALVGAVFLSLGAQFQHRGVAKMEAKKGETLGGLSVAQILALIQRPSWVFGTLMLGLAIVLQLTSLGFAPLIVVQPLGAIALVITAILNARVTHTRLNRRTVRAIALCVGGVALFVTIAALTAIEQTITDGHLITILIVLGVVLVAFALAFGFFRHRFRAIFYIIGAGVLYGFVATLAKVVINRVIQGDFEWLTLTCLAALLLAAGLGAYFVQTAYSSGPPDLVIAGLTVVDPMVAVGIGIIVLGEASQAPWWAVPAFIVAGAIAVFGVFDLARHHPQIKR, encoded by the coding sequence GTGACGCCGGACCTGAACGACATCTCCGAGCAGATCATCCGTCAGTCGACGCAGTGGATCGGCATCCCGATCGCCCTCGTCGGCGCCGTCTTCCTCAGCCTCGGCGCCCAGTTCCAGCATCGCGGCGTCGCGAAGATGGAGGCGAAGAAGGGCGAGACCCTCGGCGGCCTGTCGGTCGCGCAGATCCTCGCGCTGATCCAGCGTCCGTCGTGGGTGTTCGGCACCCTGATGCTGGGACTCGCCATCGTCTTGCAACTGACGAGTCTCGGTTTCGCGCCGCTCATCGTCGTGCAGCCGCTCGGCGCGATCGCGCTCGTGATCACCGCGATCCTCAACGCCCGCGTGACGCACACGCGCCTCAATCGACGCACGGTTCGGGCGATTGCGCTCTGCGTCGGCGGCGTCGCCCTGTTCGTCACGATCGCGGCGCTCACCGCCATCGAGCAGACCATCACCGACGGGCACCTCATCACGATCCTCATCGTGCTGGGCGTCGTACTCGTCGCCTTCGCCCTCGCGTTCGGATTCTTCCGGCACCGGTTCCGGGCGATCTTCTACATCATCGGCGCCGGCGTGCTCTACGGCTTCGTCGCGACCCTCGCGAAGGTCGTCATCAACCGGGTCATCCAGGGCGACTTCGAGTGGCTGACCCTCACCTGCCTCGCCGCACTGCTACTCGCGGCAGGACTCGGGGCCTACTTTGTTCAGACCGCGTACTCGTCGGGCCCGCCCGACCTCGTGATCGCGGGCCTCACCGTCGTCGATCCGATGGTCGCCGTCGGGATCGGCATCATCGTGCTCGGCGAGGCGTCGCAAGCGCCGTGGTGGGCGGTTCCCGCATTCATCGTCGCCGGCGCGATCGCCGTGTTCGGCGTCTTCGATCTCGCACGCCACCATCCGCAGATCAAGCGCTGA
- a CDS encoding TraR/DksA C4-type zinc finger protein, protein MDATAARDALTRARSETRELLRSLGAEIDGIVDARRDSNNDDEHDPEGTTLAYERSQADALRVGALARLDEIGGALDRLSAGDYGRCEVCGAAIAEGRLAARPWASRCITHA, encoded by the coding sequence ATGGATGCGACCGCCGCCCGCGACGCGCTGACCCGCGCGCGCTCCGAAACCCGGGAGTTGCTTCGCAGTCTGGGAGCCGAGATCGACGGCATCGTCGACGCCCGCCGCGATTCGAACAACGACGACGAGCACGACCCCGAGGGCACCACGCTCGCCTACGAGCGTTCACAGGCCGACGCCCTGCGGGTCGGCGCGCTCGCGCGTCTCGACGAGATCGGCGGGGCGCTGGATCGGCTGAGCGCCGGCGACTACGGCCGCTGCGAGGTGTGCGGCGCGGCCATCGCCGAGGGTCGCCTCGCCGCGCGCCCGTGGGCCTCCCGCTGCATCACCCACGCCTGA
- a CDS encoding glycosyltransferase, with the protein MRKTIDAPLDPTNETQEPTKLTVLIVCDTFAPDVNGAANFAVRLAAGLSERGHDVHVMAQSHNNRRTVKKEEHGGARFTVHRDLSMRWPWHDWLRFPYPWRLRANARRTLDLVKPDVVHIQSHIMAGRGASTEAQNAGVRLVATNHFMPENLIEHTGILPRFIWPLAIKLTWKDAERVLRKSAAVTTPTRKAALYLEQMTGLTGVNAISCGIRASDYTPNFEPRTENRIVFTGRVTGEKQIDKLIEAVSMLPADLDTKLDIIGGGDQLKNLQALAEKLGVADRVIFHGRVSDAKLRRTLTQATVFAMPSIAELQSIATMEAMASALPVVAADAMALPHLVHDGENGYLFPPDDVQALADRLEQVLRLPEDELNVMKNASLRLIEPHDIETTLDVFEQLYRGEQIDDPVTEVPPLSAKLREQFRSLRRRAREALESDHA; encoded by the coding sequence GTGAGGAAGACCATCGACGCCCCACTCGATCCGACGAACGAGACGCAGGAGCCCACGAAGCTCACCGTCCTGATCGTCTGCGACACCTTCGCCCCCGACGTGAACGGCGCGGCGAACTTCGCTGTCCGCCTCGCCGCCGGCCTGTCGGAGCGCGGACACGACGTGCACGTCATGGCGCAGTCGCACAACAACCGTCGCACGGTGAAGAAGGAAGAGCACGGGGGTGCCCGCTTCACGGTGCACCGCGACCTCAGCATGCGCTGGCCCTGGCACGACTGGCTGCGCTTCCCGTACCCGTGGCGGCTGCGCGCGAACGCCCGGCGCACACTCGACCTCGTGAAGCCCGACGTCGTGCACATCCAGTCGCACATCATGGCGGGCCGCGGCGCCTCGACCGAGGCGCAGAACGCCGGCGTCCGTCTCGTGGCGACCAACCACTTCATGCCCGAGAACCTGATCGAGCACACCGGCATCCTGCCCCGCTTCATCTGGCCGCTCGCCATCAAGCTCACCTGGAAGGACGCGGAGCGGGTGCTGCGCAAGTCGGCGGCCGTCACCACCCCGACCCGCAAGGCCGCGCTCTACCTCGAGCAGATGACGGGACTCACCGGGGTCAACGCGATCTCGTGCGGCATCCGCGCCTCCGACTACACGCCGAACTTCGAGCCGCGCACCGAGAACCGCATCGTGTTCACCGGACGCGTCACCGGCGAGAAGCAGATCGACAAGCTGATCGAGGCGGTCTCCATGCTTCCGGCCGATCTCGACACTAAGCTCGACATCATCGGCGGCGGCGACCAGCTGAAGAACCTGCAGGCCCTCGCCGAGAAGCTCGGGGTCGCCGATCGCGTGATCTTCCACGGCCGGGTGAGCGACGCGAAGCTGCGCCGCACCCTCACCCAGGCGACGGTATTCGCGATGCCCTCCATCGCGGAGCTGCAGAGCATCGCGACGATGGAGGCGATGGCCTCCGCCCTGCCGGTGGTCGCCGCCGACGCGATGGCGCTGCCGCATCTCGTGCACGACGGCGAGAACGGCTATCTGTTCCCGCCCGACGATGTGCAGGCGCTCGCCGACCGGCTCGAGCAGGTGCTGCGTCTGCCCGAGGACGAGCTCAACGTGATGAAGAACGCGTCGCTGCGACTCATCGAGCCGCACGACATCGAGACGACCCTCGACGTGTTCGAGCAGCTCTACCGCGGGGAGCAGATCGACGACCCGGTCACCGAGGTGCCGCCGCTGTCGGCGAAGCTGCGCGAGCAGTTCCGCTCGCTGCGCCGCCGCGCCCGCGAGGCCCTCGAGTCCGACCACGCCTGA
- a CDS encoding AzlC family ABC transporter permease, producing MADPAVRAATRAGIAVGVATAAYGISFGALSVAAGLDVWQTCVLSLLMFTGGSQFALVGVIASGGAAAGGSAIAGAALLGARNALYGIRTKPIVGGGFWKQVAAAWLTIDESTAVASAQPTPRSRRRGFWVTGLAVFLGWNLTTLIGALLGDALGDVRAWGLDAAAGAAFLGLLWPRLKRLQPVVVAIGAAVVATVLTPWLPPGLPVLVAAVTAIVVGLTNWFGRRSTSEGSAA from the coding sequence GTGGCCGACCCCGCGGTGCGGGCGGCCACACGAGCGGGCATCGCCGTCGGAGTCGCGACCGCGGCGTACGGGATCTCGTTCGGCGCGCTCTCCGTCGCCGCCGGACTCGACGTCTGGCAGACCTGCGTCCTCAGCCTGCTGATGTTCACCGGCGGGTCGCAGTTCGCGCTCGTCGGCGTCATCGCGAGCGGCGGGGCGGCGGCCGGGGGATCGGCCATCGCGGGCGCCGCGCTGCTCGGGGCGCGAAACGCGCTGTACGGCATCCGCACGAAGCCTATCGTCGGCGGTGGATTCTGGAAGCAGGTCGCCGCGGCCTGGCTCACGATCGACGAGTCGACGGCGGTGGCGAGCGCGCAGCCGACGCCGCGGAGTCGTCGGCGGGGCTTCTGGGTCACCGGGCTCGCCGTCTTCCTCGGCTGGAACCTGACGACGTTGATCGGCGCACTGCTCGGTGATGCGCTCGGCGACGTGCGCGCATGGGGGCTCGACGCCGCCGCCGGGGCCGCCTTCCTCGGGCTGCTCTGGCCGAGGCTGAAGCGCCTGCAGCCGGTCGTCGTCGCCATCGGTGCCGCGGTGGTCGCGACGGTGCTCACGCCGTGGCTGCCGCCCGGGCTGCCCGTGCTCGTCGCCGCGGTAACCGCGATCGTCGTCGGGCTGACGAACTGGTTCGGCCGACGGTCGACGAGCGAGGGGAGTGCGGCGTGA
- the def gene encoding peptide deformylase: protein MAILPIRITGDPVLHEPARPVTVFDDELRTLVSDMYETMLAAPGVGLAAPQVGVPLRLFVYNYPDDDGTERRGVAINPELWLSPTPTHEADEDSEAEGCLSVPGERFPLVRADRAILRAVDLDQNPFEIEAEGWFARIFQHEYDHLDGVLYVDRLDFLYARRAAKVIRKAGWGIDGNFWTPGIDDLEG, encoded by the coding sequence ATGGCGATCCTTCCCATCCGCATCACCGGTGACCCGGTGCTGCACGAACCCGCACGTCCCGTCACCGTCTTCGACGACGAGCTGCGCACCCTCGTCTCCGACATGTACGAGACGATGCTCGCCGCTCCGGGCGTCGGCCTCGCCGCCCCTCAGGTGGGCGTGCCGTTGCGGCTGTTCGTCTACAACTATCCCGACGACGACGGCACCGAGCGGCGCGGCGTCGCCATCAACCCCGAGCTGTGGCTCTCGCCGACGCCCACGCACGAAGCCGACGAGGACTCCGAGGCCGAGGGCTGCCTCTCCGTGCCGGGCGAGCGCTTCCCGCTGGTGCGCGCCGACAGGGCCATCCTGCGCGCCGTGGACCTCGATCAGAACCCGTTCGAGATCGAGGCCGAGGGCTGGTTCGCCCGCATCTTCCAACACGAGTACGACCACCTCGACGGCGTGCTCTACGTCGACCGCCTCGACTTCCTCTACGCCCGCCGCGCCGCGAAGGTCATCCGGAAAGCGGGGTGGGGCATCGACGGCAACTTCTGGACCCCGGGCATCGACGACCTCGAAGGCTGA
- a CDS encoding sensor histidine kinase, whose amino-acid sequence MVDLVTLGLILVPVLAVVAVVFFVLWLLLRRRYRTMLADLNASARERIDLEMLVAEQGGRLRIIRELHDLTLHRVSSLVSDAEGARLAGERNPQAAVRGAIGMGETARAMLADMRRVSTLVRDSEADMLPQPTLRSTRDLFKLMRDAGLSVVFEESGAPYDLAPAAELAVYRILQEALTNALKYGGDGTTARVGFTWTAQGLQVRVDDDGFRNAAARRGLDPNTSTGYTVEDDLRTLTQEIVGPGIEEMRERTELFGGVFSASQTAGVGFSVAAVFPALKHHNGVHGVDLTRGGSR is encoded by the coding sequence ATGGTCGATCTCGTCACTCTCGGGCTGATCCTCGTGCCCGTGCTGGCCGTGGTGGCCGTCGTCTTCTTCGTGCTCTGGCTGCTGCTGCGTCGCCGGTACCGCACGATGCTCGCCGACCTCAACGCATCGGCGCGCGAGCGGATCGACCTCGAGATGCTCGTGGCCGAGCAGGGCGGGCGGCTCCGCATCATCCGCGAGCTGCACGATCTCACCCTGCACCGGGTGTCGTCGCTCGTCTCCGACGCCGAAGGAGCCCGCCTGGCGGGGGAGCGCAACCCGCAGGCGGCGGTGCGCGGTGCGATCGGCATGGGCGAGACTGCCCGGGCGATGCTCGCCGACATGCGTCGGGTCAGCACCCTGGTGCGCGACAGCGAGGCCGACATGCTGCCGCAGCCCACGCTGCGCTCGACCCGCGACCTGTTCAAGCTGATGCGCGACGCCGGCCTGTCCGTCGTCTTCGAGGAGAGCGGCGCACCCTACGACCTCGCTCCCGCGGCGGAGCTCGCCGTCTACCGCATTCTCCAGGAAGCCCTCACCAACGCGCTCAAGTACGGCGGCGACGGCACGACCGCTCGGGTCGGCTTCACCTGGACGGCGCAGGGCCTCCAGGTGCGGGTCGACGACGACGGCTTCCGCAACGCTGCTGCGCGCCGCGGCCTCGACCCGAACACGTCGACCGGGTACACGGTCGAGGACGACCTGCGCACGTTGACGCAGGAGATCGTCGGCCCCGGCATCGAGGAGATGCGCGAACGCACCGAACTGTTCGGCGGCGTCTTCAGTGCATCCCAGACGGCGGGGGTCGGGTTCTCGGTCGCCGCGGTGTTCCCCGCGCTCAAGCACCACAACGGCGTGCACGGCGTCGACCTCACCCGCGGTGGATCCCGCTGA
- a CDS encoding TetR/AcrR family transcriptional regulator → MSTDDRPSRNTERTRRAILDSARAVLRRSGTGAAIGEIANEAQVSKSGLLHHFPSREVLLIAVVEDTLDRLHRLARDHIDLAENHPGKALRGYIRAVFSDNDDVRDVFHYSEFWSVLKIEGMDDLLRADAERWDRFFAEDGLHPDRVLIVRSAAEGFAGAVSWDPTIDDELLAHGRGLLLALTEQGGPLLP, encoded by the coding sequence GTGAGCACTGACGATCGCCCCTCTCGCAACACCGAGCGCACACGACGCGCGATCCTCGACTCGGCCCGCGCTGTGCTGCGCCGAAGCGGCACCGGGGCGGCGATCGGCGAGATCGCGAACGAGGCGCAGGTGTCGAAGAGTGGACTACTGCATCACTTCCCGTCGCGCGAGGTGCTCCTCATCGCGGTGGTCGAAGACACCCTCGACCGACTGCACCGGCTGGCGCGCGACCACATCGACCTGGCCGAGAACCACCCCGGCAAGGCGCTCCGCGGATACATCCGCGCCGTCTTCTCCGACAACGACGACGTGCGCGACGTCTTCCACTACAGCGAATTCTGGAGTGTGCTGAAGATCGAGGGCATGGACGACCTCCTCCGCGCGGACGCGGAACGCTGGGATCGGTTCTTCGCCGAAGACGGTCTGCATCCCGACCGTGTGCTCATCGTGCGCAGCGCGGCCGAGGGGTTCGCGGGCGCGGTGAGCTGGGATCCGACCATCGACGACGAGTTGCTCGCGCACGGGCGTGGACTGCTGCTGGCTCTCACCGAGCAGGGCGGGCCGCTACTCCCCTAG
- a CDS encoding AzlD domain-containing protein codes for MTLWQIVLLASIACLALKLLGYLVPASVLAKPATARTAELLTVALLAALIAVQTLGSGQAIEADARIPALGVAAILFALRVPFVLVVLAAAAVAALIRLLT; via the coding sequence GTGACCCTGTGGCAGATCGTGCTGCTGGCGTCCATCGCCTGCCTCGCCCTCAAGCTGCTCGGCTATCTGGTGCCGGCATCGGTGCTCGCGAAGCCGGCGACGGCGCGGACGGCGGAGCTGCTGACCGTGGCTCTGCTCGCAGCGCTCATCGCCGTCCAGACGCTCGGCTCGGGTCAGGCGATCGAGGCGGACGCCCGCATCCCGGCGCTCGGCGTCGCCGCCATCCTCTTCGCCCTGCGAGTCCCATTCGTGCTGGTCGTCCTGGCGGCAGCGGCGGTCGCAGCCCTGATCCGCCTTCTCACCTGA